The Nicotiana tomentosiformis chromosome 2, ASM39032v3, whole genome shotgun sequence genome includes the window TAAAGCTATGGAAAGCTTGTGAAAGACTTCCCCTATCGTCTCACTAACCGACCTTACCACAATTATTTTGAGGTCATATCTAGTATTCAGAGTTTGTCTCAATTTGACAGCGCTCGCGTATCCTGCACTGAAATAGTGCTCGTAGAGAACCAACTAGTTCTGGGTCGAGTGGAGGTCATGAATTGGGCTTTTAAGAATCAACAGATTTAGATAAATCGTAGAGGGACATGAGGAAAATATACATTTTTACAAAATACTACCATGTCAACTTCGGCAGAACTGTTACATATTTGCATTTTAAAAGTTAGTTGTAACTACAGTGTTGTATACGTATTTCCTAATAATCACTTTTTCATAGTAAAATGATGCTTGAGATACTTAGAGATATCCTTTTCTGGATTGTAAGAAGGATTCGCCTTTTCCTAATCAACTCTCCGATTGGAAAAGGAAGGCAGTTATAAAATTTACACAGGTCAGTTATTTGGTTTGGTCCTTAACGTCAAATGTTTCAACTTAATCCTCAACGGACAAGATTTAATCCACTTTAGCCCAACACTTTACCGGTTCCTAGCAAGTAATTAACTAGAAACATGTGCATTGCATAATATAGTTGAGGGTAAAATCAAGGAGTTGGAACCGCTGTGCATAATGTTTCAATCTGTCACTTGAAAGTTAAAAAAGAAAAACTGTTGACGACAATAGACAAAATTTGGAGAAAGGAAATACTGCTTGAATCAGAAgggacaacaacaacaaactcagtataaTTTCACATGTAGGTCTGTGGAAGGTAGTGAGTACATATACATTACCCTTACAACTaatgtagagaggttgttttcagtAGACCCGCGGCAGGAGGAAAGATTAAATTTTCATGAGaaaaggagttgaaatttttaaaaaaaaacatcaaATGAAATTGTTCTTAAGCATACTTCAACACAAATTTTAGCTTGGCCGGCATGAGAGAAAAGTGCAGCAAATAGTGCACACACAATTTGTCTTTGTACCACAGTAACCTCCTGGCTGCATCCATTGAAACAATCTACAGTTAGCGCCATCAGTTCTTGTAGCACATCCCCAAATAGCATGAAGGAAATTTGGCAGAAATTGACATTGGCACACTTAATGTCAACTTGACCAAATTTGGCAGAAATTCTTCATCGAACCATGAAGGAAATCTACTCCCCAAATAGCTGTCCACTTCAAAGGTTTTCAAGTTAGGATGCGGTTGAAGACCATCCAAAACATACTCATCATTGTTTTCACATCCTTCTGGTTCACGATGAGACCATAAATATGCCAGCTCGTAGATATTTGGTTTCTCCTGTAGGTATGCTCTTCCAGCTTCTTCTCTATTACGGACCAATTGCAGACAATTGATCGTCAATTTATCTCTAAGGTTTTTCAAATGACCTAATTCTTCTATTCGGCGACCTTTCTCTAAACCCACGTTGAAATACTGTAGCGTTTGGAGACAAGTCAATTGCCCCATATTAAGTGGCATCTGAAAGTGCACCTTACTATTAGACCATATTTCCCACAAATTCGGTGGAGTCCAAGAATATGATTTGTAATATAGGTGTCTCAAACTTATCATATTTCCCATCTCATCTGGAAGATCCTCGAGTAAAGAGCAGTCATTGACTCTAAGCGTTTGCAAATTGTAGAGCTTGCAAATGGAGTTGGGCAAGGCTTTGATCTTAGTGTGGGAGAGATCGAGATATCTCAAGCAGATTAGCTTGCCGATTGAGGCTGACAACTCCTTGATGCCTGACTGGGATAAATTTAAAACTCTCAAGAACTGAAATCTCAATAGCATATCTTCAGCCATATCCCTGCTTTTCCAGAACAATGTGCATAAACGTCCAGGCTCATTGATCTTATCTATTTGATCACTTGGTGACCCCCATCCAAAATATCGAACTTGAGAAAGATTTTCTCTTCCAATCCTCTTCGAATCAAATAGTTTAGATTTCAAAATATCTCCAGCCAAATCATGCATCTTACAGCGTGTTATATCGTTGTGCTCATCTAGCTTAACATCTTGCAGCAGGGAATTTTGCAACAAAAGTTGAAAAAACCTGTTCCTGATATCTTCCATCACAGAGGTCTCTTGACATGGGTGAAGATATCCTTCTGCCATCCAGAGTTGGATTAGTTGGTCCTTTTCAAACGCAAAATCTTTTGGAAACATTGCAAAGTAAGCAAAACATTTTTTCAGATGCGGAAATGGTAGATAATCATA containing:
- the LOC104102134 gene encoding putative disease resistance protein RGA3 yields the protein MADPVIGATVKVLLEKLLSLTIEEVKSLRNCKKDLIMLNKTVTMIKAFIHDAERRQVEDQTVEEWLKMLEKVAEDAENVFDKFRYESVKAEVMKIRNNPMRKVSGFFSHAAFKSKMSRKIKNINEELSAINQLANTLSLQPLKGPSRQILPIRETDSVVIASDVVGRDKDVAGIKEKMLNMREDVVLCTIPIVGLGGSGKTAVAKIIFNDEQIKQHFEKRVWDIIVKKIRDELGGKRFLVVLDDLWRVETTLWHDFLDTLKGINTSRGNCILVTTRSERVASSVAVDLHTLGKLAADHCWSIFKQRAFVDGEVTEELVSMGNKIVEMCQGLPLAASVLGGLLRNKEKREWQTILNGNPLVAGEDDTGENRIKKILKVSYDYLPFPHLKKCFAYFAMFPKDFAFEKDQLIQLWMAEGYLHPCQETSVMEDIRNRFFQLLLQNSLLQDVKLDEHNDITRCKMHDLAGDILKSKLFDSKRIGRENLSQVRYFGWGSPSDQIDKINEPGRLCTLFWKSRDMAEDMLLRFQFLRVLNLSQSGIKELSASIGKLICLRYLDLSHTKIKALPNSICKLYNLQTLRVNDCSLLEDLPDEMGNMISLRHLYYKSYSWTPPNLWEIWSNSKVHFQMPLNMGQLTCLQTLQYFNVGLEKGRRIEELGHLKNLRDKLTINCLQLVRNREEAGRAYLQEKPNIYELAYLWSHREPEGCENNDEYVLDGLQPHPNLKTFEVDSYLGSRFPSWFDEEFLPNLVKLTLSVPMSISAKFPSCYLGMCYKN